CCACGTGGAGGAAtgttaatgaagaaaataacTTGTTCCTCAATCAAGACAGGCGTTAATATGGGCCAACGGGCTGACGTGGTTGCCACCGGGAGGCTCAGCGACATGTGGCAAGACTACCAAGGGAGCAACCATTGGGACGGATTGCTAGACCCTATGGACGACAATCTACGTGGCGAGATATTGAGATACGGGGATTTTGTGGATGCGGCCTACATGTCGTTCGACTTTGACACGTCATCACCAGGGTACGCCACGTGTCGGTTCCCGAAAAACACGATGTTGTCGGACTGCGGGCTTTGGGGAAGGGGTTATACGACGACGAGGTATTTACGGGCCACGAGTGGTGTCCGGTTGCCGAGGTGGGTCGATGACAGGGCGCCGAGTTGGATATCGGCCCGGTCTAGCTGGATGGGTTACGTGGCGGTGTGTAATGACAAAGAAGAGATATCGAGGCTGGGTAGGCGTGACGTGGTTATTGCATATAGGGGAACAGCCACTTGTCTCGAATGGGTGGAGAATGTACGTGCCACGTTGACTTGCTTAGATGGCGAATCGGGTCAGGACCCAACGGAAAATAACCCGATGGTGGAAAGTGGTTTTTTGAGTTTATACACTTCGAGAACCTCACCAAGTGATCAAAGTCTACGTGATAGTGTGAAGGAAGAGATGGCTAGGATCATGCAAACCTATGGCGATGAGCCGCTCAGCGTTACGGTCGTTGGCCATAGCCTCGGAGCGGCTCTCGCGACTCTAACCGCGTACGATATAACCGCAACCGCAAACGCCTGCCATCGTCCTCCTCCCTTGGTAACCGTTTTTTCATTCGGAGGGCCACGTGTAGGGAATAGAAGCTTCCGATCCGAGTTGAGTAAAAGAGGGGCTAAGGTCCTACGGATTGTGAACTCGGATGATTTCATCACAAAAGTGCCCGGTTTTGGTTTTGTGATTGACAACAATGACGTGTCCGAGATTAATGATCTATCGGATTCGGGTTTGCCAGGGTGGCTACAAAAACGGGTGGATACTAGATGGGTCTATGCTGACGTGGGAAAAGAATTGAGGTTAAGTAGTAAGGAGAGTCCGTACCTTAGTAACCCTGACGTTGCCACGTGTCATGATCTTAAGACGTATCTACACTTGGTTGATGGATTTGTCAGCTCCACGTGTCCTTTTAGAGCAACGGCCAAGAGGCTGCTAACTAAAAGCTaacttctttttatatattGGTTTGTACATATATAACTCAATGAGAGTCTTACTCAATTTGGTaactaatattattgattggacaattcaaattttgttattttcattaattcattGTGTCTATCTTCATAGGTTAATTTTAAGAGTACGATCAATCGAtgttagtatttttaaaattgtgattATTCAATGAAATAGGGCGTTAATAAATAGACAAGTAGAGTGGTCTTAATTACTTTTGTAAACATGATTTTGTTTAGaagatttttgtttaatttaaccTTGTAGTAATtgcattaaattaatatcatacttatttttcataaatttaatttatttagacaatttaaataaaaaaaatattgcttTTACCCTTTAGCCTAAAGAGGACGGTGACAACTTCTATTTGGGAACTTTCAAATTATATCCTCATGATCAATTATTAATCTGATCTAAATAGATTtcattataaaagtaaaaataatttaaaaagaataaaagattTAGGAATTACTAGCTACTAGCTAGCTAATAATTGGGACCACACACACAATGTTTGAACGAACCATTTCCTgtcctacccacctttcaaacaattttttctaAACTACACACCTTTTCATTCATATTCCCAAACTATCcacttttctctctctaaatcattaatcaaccttttaattacacatcttttacattaaattcactaattactttattttataaatacaaatatatatatatatattttttaatatatataattaaaattaaacattataaatataattcaaataaatattataaattaaaataaaatattatattatttattaaaataaaataaaatatatattatataaatattaaaataatacatatattacataaatattaatatgacacgtatattttaaagtttgttgtaatttattttattttaagttttttaaaattaatatttttataaatattttaagatttattttattttattttattttatttaaggtttatgttatttatttaattttagtttataatatttattttgatatttaatttagtatgtttagttttaattatatatattatatttataaaattaagtagaaataaaatatatgtgttgttttaatatttaatgtagtaaatgtgttattttaatatttatataatataatatattttattttaatatataatattaaagggttaggtgatgatttttgttttagtttataatatttatttgtattatttaatttataatgctttttttaattatatttattataattataaaattaagtaaaaataaaatttatgtgttattttaatatttatgtaatatattttatttaatatatattattaattttaattatatatatttgtatttataaaataaagtaattagtgaatttaatgtgaaagatgtgtaattaaaaggttaattaatgatttaaagagagaaatgtgggtagtttgtgaatttgaatgaaaatgtgggtagtttgggaaaaattgtttgaaaggtgggtagaaCAGGAAATGGTTACcggtatttaaattaaaattttcaaaaaataattaacacaaATTAAAACACTATACATGAGATTGATAGATGTTGGTCATATCatattaaatgaatgaattagTCACAACCCAAATgatgaaattaatttatagCTAGGTCTAGCAGTACGTACTACTACTACAAAGTACGTAACCTAGTTAGTGACTGATCATTATGATTCTTTGATAGTACTTTCTATCCCATTCCCATTCCAATTTCCATTCccactttattattattattattattattattattattatgataactTGGCCCTGTTTGGTGAACAACCTATACCAACATCtaattaagaagaaaataaatatttgaccaaaataatattaataccaCACATCTTTCATTCCTCCACAGTATTAGCTAGGGTAAGTtcaatattattgaatataaattatcaaactTAATTTAAAGTTATGAAGAATGGGTGGTACTAGGGTTTGATAGGGTAGGGTATAGGGTTTAGTTAGGTTGTAACTAGCATTACTTTGATCTCTTTATTGATTTGGTCAttcattcaaaacaaaaaaaaaaaaatcaagatttcTAAGTCGTTGGATGAATAAGaaactttataataaaatattgggGGTAGATAGGCTTAATTAGTTTGGTTAATTGTGGTTTAAacgttatattttgtttgatcaacttaattaaatgtttcatttttttaaaagtggaTTTTTATTAGGGATGTCAATTATAACTCACATGTGATTTTGACCCGAACTGTCCCGCTAAGGAAGGTTTTCCCCCCGAAATCGAACGGTAAATAGTATTTGTGTCCCCGCCCCGAACactaataaacatatataatttactaatatatttatttattttcatatttaataggagttttaagtttattttttttataataatatatatttttaatgtattataatatatataatattgaaagattcatttatataatttttaattttttttttcataatatggtATAACGGCGCTCCACGAGAATTCCTTAAAACTGAACGGGGAGAGAATGATAGTAAAAAAATTTCGAAATAGAATGGGACGGGATGAGAAACGTATTCCC
This Impatiens glandulifera unplaced genomic scaffold, dImpGla2.1, whole genome shotgun sequence DNA region includes the following protein-coding sequences:
- the LOC124917230 gene encoding phospholipase A(1) DAD1, chloroplastic-like, which produces MDIKGLKLGIGHGVINRQRNLQLHAPRGMSVMPRGGMLMKKITCSSIKTGVNMGQRADVVATGRLSDMWQDYQGSNHWDGLLDPMDDNLRGEILRYGDFVDAAYMSFDFDTSSPGYATCRFPKNTMLSDCGLWGRGYTTTRYLRATSGVRLPRWVDDRAPSWISARSSWMGYVAVCNDKEEISRLGRRDVVIAYRGTATCLEWVENVRATLTCLDGESGQDPTENNPMVESGFLSLYTSRTSPSDQSLRDSVKEEMARIMQTYGDEPLSVTVVGHSLGAALATLTAYDITATANACHRPPPLVTVFSFGGPRVGNRSFRSELSKRGAKVLRIVNSDDFITKVPGFGFVIDNNDVSEINDLSDSGLPGWLQKRVDTRWVYADVGKELRLSSKESPYLSNPDVATCHDLKTYLHLVDGFVSSTCPFRATAKRLLTKS